In Solimonas sp. K1W22B-7, the DNA window TCGTTGCGGTAGCGGCCCACATCATGCACATCCATGCCCAGCCAGTGGCCGGTGCCGTGCATGAAGAACTGGCGATGCGCGTTGTCGCGGATCAGCTGCTTCGGCTCGCCCTTGAGCAGGCCCAGCTCGACCATGCCCTCGGTGAGGATGCGGGTGGCCACCTCGTGCGGCTTGCCCGAGGAAGCGCCCGGCTGCATCGCCTTGATCGAGGCGACGTTGGCCTCCAGCACCACCTCGTAGACCGCCTGCTGTTCCTTGCTGAATTTGCCGTTGACCGGGAAGCTGCGGGTGATGTCGGCGGTGTAGCCGGCCAGCTCACCGCCGGCGTCGATCAGCAGCAGGTCGCCGTCCTTGAGCTGCGCGCTGTTCTCGACGTAATGCAGGATGCAGGCATTCTCGCCGCCGCCCACGATCGTGCCGTAGCCCGGCTCCATGCGGTGATGGCCGAAATGCGCGTGGATCTCCGCGGCGATCTGCCACTCGTACTTGCCCGGCTGCGTCGCCTTCATCGCCAGGCAGTGCGCCTCGGCGCTGATCTCGGCGGCACGGCGCAGTACCGCGATCTCGGCCGGGGTCTTGATCAGGCGCATCTCGTGCAGCGTGCCTTCCAGCGCCACGAACTCGGTGGGCGCGGCGGCGCCGCGGCGTGATACCTCGCGGATCTCGCGCACGCAGGCGGTGACCTGCGGGTCCAGCGCCGGATGCTCGCCGAGGTTGTAGAACACCCGCGAACGGCCGCCCAGCAGCTGCGGCAGGCGCGCGGCGAACTCCTCGATCGGGTAAGCCTCGTCGGCGCCGTAGTCCAGCACCGCGCCCTCGGGGCCGGCGCGGCGGCCGTCCCAGATCTCACGCTCGGGATTGCGGCTGCGCACGAACAGGATGAAGGCCCCGCCCTTGCGGCCCGGCGCCAGCACGGCGATGGAGTCCGGCTCCAGGAAGCCGGTTAGGTAGCGGAAATCGCTGTCCTGGCGGAACGGGAAATGCGTGTCGCGCGAACGGGTCACCTCGCGCGCGCCGGGCAGGATGGCCACGGCGCCGGGCCCCATGCGCTTCATCAGGCGCGCACGGCGGGCGGCGTATTCCTTCAGCGACTTGGGGTTCGGTTTCAATGCAGCTGCCTCGATTGGGAGGGATCCGGCAAGGGCCGGGCGCGGAACTCCATGAACACCAGCTGGGCGCCGACACGGACGTATTCCACCAGCTCGACGTAGGCGCCCTCCTCCAGCTCCAGGTCCTCGTTTTCACCCAGGGAAGCCTGTGTGAACTGGGTGAAGTCGCGCAGCACCTCGCGGACCTCCTCGGAGCACTTCTTCAGGTCCAGGCCGGGACGGCTGGCCAGACCGAAGAGGAAGCCCTCGCACCAGGAGGCCAGGGCCAGGACACGCGTCCCCAACTCCGCCTCGTCGTCCGGCAGCAGGGGCTCGAAGCCCATGTCCTCGTCCTGCAGCGCATGCAGGGCCTCGTTGCAGAGCTGGCGCAGCTCGGTCTGGGCAGCGGGATCGGGGCGCAGGATCAGGGCCTCGTCGCCGCCCACGTCGAGCAGGCGCGCCAGGTTGATGTCCTCGGGCGCACGCACGCACAGGGTGCCGCAGAGGGTGCCGTGGTATTCGGCGGGACTTTCGACGCAACCGATGCGCACGAAAGTGTCGGACAGCTCTTCGAAGGAAACGGAATCTTGCATCCCGTCGATTATACGTGCCCTGCCCCGGCCGCAGGCGTGAAGCCGCGTTGCCAGGGCGCCTTCTGGTGCCGCGCCAGCACCACCAATCCAGCGCGCAGACGCGTCATGGCAAGCTCCCGGGGGCCCGTGAGACAGGGATAGGCCAGGCCCGCCAACCCCGGACACCCCCCATTTCCGGGTAGAAATGCGCCAGGGAGGGGGCCAAAACCCGCGAATGCACTATAATTTCCGCATGAATCCCGCTGATTTTGTTGCTGCTTTACGCGGTTGTGCGCCCTACGTGCATGCGCACCACGGCCGCGTATTCGTGATCGCCTTCGAGGGCGAGGCGGCCGAGCGGGCGGATTTCGACCAGCTGCTCTACGACGTGGGCCTGCTGCACAGCCTGGGTGTGAAGCTGGTGCTGGTGCACGGCGCAAGGCCGCAGATCAACCAGCAGCTGGCCCTGCGCGGCGTCGAGCCGCGCTACTCCAACGGCCTGCGCATCACCGACCGGGCGACCCTGGACGCGGCCAAGGGTGCGGTCGGCAGCCTGCGCATGGATATCGAGGCCAGGCTCTCGACCTCGCTGGCGAGCACGCCGATGGGCGGCGCGCGCATCAAGGTCGCCAGCGGCAACTGGATCACCGCGCGCCCTGTCGGCGTGCGCGACGGCGTGGACCACCAGTTCACCGGCGAAGTGCGCCGGGTGGACGTGGGCACGATCCGCCAGGTGCTGGACCAGGACCGCATCGCCTTGCTGTCGCCGGTGGGCTATTCGCCGACCGGCGAGATCTTCAACCTGCGCGCCAAGGACGTGGCCACTGCCGTGGCCGCCGCCCTGGGCGCCGACAAGCTGGTGTTCGTGCTGTCCTCGGACCCCAACCAGTGGAAGCTGGCCGACGACACCGGCGACGCCGGGCAGCTGTCGCTGGCCGGCGCCGAGTCGCTGCTGGCCCAGGTCGTGGCCGCGGAGGACCGCGCCTACCTGCAGTCGGCGATCGACGCCGGCCGCGGCGGGGTCAAGCGCGTGCACCTGATCGCCGCCAGTGTCGATGGCGCGCTGCTGCGCGAGCTCTATACCCGCGACGGCGAGGGCCTGATGCTCTATGCCGACGCCGACTACGAGGCGATCCGCGATGCCAGCATCGAGGACGTCGGCGGCGTGCTGCAGCTGATCCAGCCGCTGGAGCAGCAGGGCGTGCTGGTGCCGCGCTCGCGCGAGCAGCTGGAGCTGGACATCCAGCACTTCAACGTCATCGTGCGCGACGGACTGGTGATCGCCTGCTGCGCACTGTTCCCCTATGCCGAGGCCGGCATGGGCGAGCTGGCCTGCGTCGCCGTGCATCCCGAGTACCAGCGCAACGGCCATGCCGCGGCGCTGCTCAAGCGCGTCGAGGCCGAGGCGCGCCAGCTGGGGCTGAAGAAACTGTTCAGCCTCACCACGCATTCGCCGCACTGGTTCATCGAGCGCGGCTTCGCCGAGGCCGGCATCGAGGCCCTGCCGATGCAGCGCCAGCAGCTGTACAACTGGCAGCGCAGTTCCAAGGTGCTGGTCAAGGCGCTGTGAGCGAGGGTTCCGTGAGCAACGAGGAAATGGCGCAGCGCTCGCGTGCGGTGGTCTGGCACCCCTGCACGCAGATGAAGGACCACGAATCCCTGCCGCTGGTGCCGATCCGGCGCGCCGAGGGCGCCTGGCTGGAGGACTTCGAGGGCAAGCGCTACCTCGACGCCGTCAGCTCCTGGTGGACCAACATCTTCGGCCACTGCCACCCCCATATCGTCGGGCAGCTCAAGCAGCAGCTCGACACGCTGGACCACATCATGCTCGGCGGCTTCACGCACGAGCCGGTGGTGGAACTGTCGGAGCGGCTGGTCAAGCTGGCACCGCCGGGACTGACGCGCTGCTTCTACGGCGACAACGGCTCTTCGGCGGTGGAGATCGCGCTGAAGATGAGCTTCCACTACTGGCAGAACGCCGGCAAGCCGGGCAAGCAGCGCTTCATCGCCCTGACCGGCGGCTACCACGGCGAAACCCTGGGCGCGCTGGCGGTGGGCGGCCCCAGCATGTACCGCGACACCTACGCGCCGCTGCTGCTGCAGCCGATCCACGTGCCGTCGCCGGACTGCTACGAGCGCGGCGCCGGCGCCTCCTGGGAAGACCACACGCGGCAGATGTTCCGCCACATGGAACTGGCCCTGGAGCAGCATGCGCACGAGACCTGCGCGGTGATCCTGGAGCCGCTGGTGCAGTGTGCCGGCGGCATGCGCATGTATCACCCGCTGTACCTGACGATGCTGCGCGAGGCCTGCGACCGCCATGGCGTGCACCTGATCGCCGACGAGATCGCGGTGGGCTTCGGCCGCACCGGCCGGCTCTTTGCCTGCGACTGGGCCCCCGCGCCGCGCCGCGACCCGGACGCCCAGCCCGGCATCACGCCGGACTTCATGTGCCTGTCCAAGGGCCTCACCGGCGGCACGCTGCCGCTGGCGGTGACGCTGACGCGCGAATCCATCTACGAGGCCTTCTACGCCGAGTACAACGCCGGCCGCGCCTTCCTGCACTCGCACTCCTTCACCGGCAACCCGCTGGGTTGCCGCGCCGCGCTGGCGACACTGGACCTGTTCGAGGAAACCCGTGCACTGGCGACCAACCACTTGCTGTCGCAGTACATGTGGGCGCAGACCGCGGAGATCCGCGGGCACCGTCATGTTGCCGAGGTGCGCCAGCAGGGCATGATCCTGGCGATCGAGCTGGCGAAGAAGGGCCGCAAGGAAAACCCCTTCCCCGCCGCCGAGCGCCGTGGCCTGCGGGTCTACCAGCACGGCCTGGAAAAGGGCGTGCTGTTGCGCCCGCTGGGCAACGTCATCTACTTCATGCCGCCCTACGTGATCGAGCCGAAGGAAATCGAGCTGATGTGCAAGACCGCGCTCGAGGGCATCGACCTGGCCACCCGCGGATGATGCGCGCATGATCCGCATCCATCTCGATCCGCCGTTGCGGGAAGACAGCGAGATGCCGCTGCCCGAGGAAGCCTTCCGCCATCTGGTGCAGGTGCT includes these proteins:
- the pepP gene encoding Xaa-Pro aminopeptidase, which encodes MKPNPKSLKEYAARRARLMKRMGPGAVAILPGAREVTRSRDTHFPFRQDSDFRYLTGFLEPDSIAVLAPGRKGGAFILFVRSRNPEREIWDGRRAGPEGAVLDYGADEAYPIEEFAARLPQLLGGRSRVFYNLGEHPALDPQVTACVREIREVSRRGAAAPTEFVALEGTLHEMRLIKTPAEIAVLRRAAEISAEAHCLAMKATQPGKYEWQIAAEIHAHFGHHRMEPGYGTIVGGGENACILHYVENSAQLKDGDLLLIDAGGELAGYTADITRSFPVNGKFSKEQQAVYEVVLEANVASIKAMQPGASSGKPHEVATRILTEGMVELGLLKGEPKQLIRDNAHRQFFMHGTGHWLGMDVHDVGRYRNDGLPREFEPGMVMTAEPGLYIAPGTKGVDRKYWGIGIRIEDDVLVTEKGPQVLTAGVPKTVREIEALMRA
- a CDS encoding UPF0149 family protein, whose product is MQDSVSFEELSDTFVRIGCVESPAEYHGTLCGTLCVRAPEDINLARLLDVGGDEALILRPDPAAQTELRQLCNEALHALQDEDMGFEPLLPDDEAELGTRVLALASWCEGFLFGLASRPGLDLKKCSEEVREVLRDFTQFTQASLGENEDLELEEGAYVELVEYVRVGAQLVFMEFRARPLPDPSQSRQLH
- the argA gene encoding amino-acid N-acetyltransferase, which gives rise to MNPADFVAALRGCAPYVHAHHGRVFVIAFEGEAAERADFDQLLYDVGLLHSLGVKLVLVHGARPQINQQLALRGVEPRYSNGLRITDRATLDAAKGAVGSLRMDIEARLSTSLASTPMGGARIKVASGNWITARPVGVRDGVDHQFTGEVRRVDVGTIRQVLDQDRIALLSPVGYSPTGEIFNLRAKDVATAVAAALGADKLVFVLSSDPNQWKLADDTGDAGQLSLAGAESLLAQVVAAEDRAYLQSAIDAGRGGVKRVHLIAASVDGALLRELYTRDGEGLMLYADADYEAIRDASIEDVGGVLQLIQPLEQQGVLVPRSREQLELDIQHFNVIVRDGLVIACCALFPYAEAGMGELACVAVHPEYQRNGHAAALLKRVEAEARQLGLKKLFSLTTHSPHWFIERGFAEAGIEALPMQRQQLYNWQRSSKVLVKAL
- a CDS encoding adenosylmethionine--8-amino-7-oxononanoate transaminase, with the translated sequence MAQRSRAVVWHPCTQMKDHESLPLVPIRRAEGAWLEDFEGKRYLDAVSSWWTNIFGHCHPHIVGQLKQQLDTLDHIMLGGFTHEPVVELSERLVKLAPPGLTRCFYGDNGSSAVEIALKMSFHYWQNAGKPGKQRFIALTGGYHGETLGALAVGGPSMYRDTYAPLLLQPIHVPSPDCYERGAGASWEDHTRQMFRHMELALEQHAHETCAVILEPLVQCAGGMRMYHPLYLTMLREACDRHGVHLIADEIAVGFGRTGRLFACDWAPAPRRDPDAQPGITPDFMCLSKGLTGGTLPLAVTLTRESIYEAFYAEYNAGRAFLHSHSFTGNPLGCRAALATLDLFEETRALATNHLLSQYMWAQTAEIRGHRHVAEVRQQGMILAIELAKKGRKENPFPAAERRGLRVYQHGLEKGVLLRPLGNVIYFMPPYVIEPKEIELMCKTALEGIDLATRG